The window TGCGTCTCCCCATCAGCACCAGCACTACCACCTCCTCTAACACCCGCGTGTCCTGCGTGCTGGTAAGAAACATCTTCAACTTCTAACTCAACAGGACTCAGCTCCTCCTCCAATCTCTCCCTTATCCTCATCCCTCTACTCCCTAAAGCAACAACATTTGACCCATTATCGGAATCTTCAACCTCACTTACACTAGGCTTTGGCTCTGAATCCGCCTCAAGAACAATTGTTTCATCCACACCTTTGACTTCAAGACTCATAGCCTTCTTCTGCATCAGCTTGAGCATGTTAAGAAATCCATTGCTCCTCGAAGGAGTCAGAGTCTGCTTCAATCCTAGAAGAACCGCGAAATCAGGCGTTACCCTCACAATCTCCGTCACGGTTCTTCCGGATAAACCTTTAACTAGTAGAGCAGCTAGGCCTTTGGTGAGAACGGAGTCGGAGTCAGCTTCGTAGACGAAGTTGCGCTCCTCGTCGAAGAAGGCTCTAAACCCAGACCTGAGAGACGCATCCTTATACTTTGTTCTCCCTCGTCTTGCTGCTCGTACTTGGCCTTTGGCTCTTGTACTGATTGGAATAGGTTGAGTAAGCAAGGGATATGAAAATTCCGGTATTGTGATCACTCGATTTTAATTGGGACTGGAATATCTAAAAGTTAATTGCAACAAGAAactaaacatttatatatatgctcACCAGTAATAAACAGCAACAACatgataaaaagaagaagaagaagagtgatagCGTCAGTTGGGTTCTTCCTTTAACATCTCTTGCAAGATCATATTGTCTTTTCGAAAAACTCTATTCACCCGAGAAGTAAAGTTTTGTTCTTTCTCCCAAATTGGCCACGAAAAGCTCATCTCCCAAAAACTCTTAGAACAGATGAGGTAAGAGCAGAACTTAGGAACCTCATGCCGGATGATCCTCCAGGGAAGTAGGATATACAGTAGTAAACCAACGCAAGAACCTGTCCATTACCGCAAAGCAAACATATACCCCGCCAATTAATGAGATTCAGTATAAGATTTAGCAAGCACAAGTTCTTAAACCTATACAAGTAACTTTTTGTACACAATCCAAAACGATggggtgaagaagaagaagcagggTAAGCAAACACCACACTTGTTCGAGAGAGTCTAATGTTAGTTGCTAAGATGGGGAGACTCATGGGGTTCCATCTAACAACCGATTTGGAAGAAGAAATGTAGTACCTGCAACACGGAGAAGACCACGGAGAGAATGTAGCTGTGAAGAACCATGGAGACGTATATGGTACCAACCATGGTGGCAATGAAACCTATTGTTAAAGGAAGCCTCTGTAGAAAAAGCCAAGACACACGGAAATTATAAAGAGACTAAGGAACTCACTCTTAGCTTTTTAAGGCATGAGACATACACTACATAACTAACGCGGGATACCTCCATGGATGACATGTGCGCGAGCTGATTCTGTGGGCCACGAAGAGCGAAGAATGATCCGATGATAAATCCGCATCCAAGGGTGAAACAAATGGCAAATTTCTGCGGCATAAGCACCATGACTGGAAGAAACATAGTGAAGGCAATGAAGATGAAGAATACACCACTGGCGAGAAGCAAACCGAAATACATCAAGGCTTTCCCTGATGGCATACTGCTTGTTGCTGACGACAAGTTCCCCGGAATATCTCTAACTCCCTTCGAAACCCTGTTTAGTCATTGAATACATGTAAAAAGTtgcaaaaaagaagaacaatCTTATTGATAAGATAGTAAGATACTCATTGATCCACTAACACTAGAATTCTCAATCTTCTCAGATTCAGTAACGGAATAAACAAACTGAGGCGAGCAATTGCATTATACAACACTCGAATTAGGGAAAGAAATGGATGACGGCTTGCTTACACACTGAAGGTGCCGGAAACAGTGTCGTTGGCAGATCTAACGGCGGATTCGATGTCGAATCCAAAGCTTCCGCTACCGCCGCCACCTTCCTCCACATCTCTCGTCGCCGCGTAAGAGTTCCAATCCGCGAGCAGAGACGAACCTGATTTCTGCTGCTCCGGCTGCTTCTGATCTGCGCTGGTACTCCCGCCTAGCGAAAACCATCCTTGTGACATTGTCTCAAGCTCTTTTGCTCAATTCGGTTTCAAAAGTTTCGACGGAAGCAAATAGC of the Brassica rapa cultivar Chiifu-401-42 chromosome A03, CAAS_Brap_v3.01, whole genome shotgun sequence genome contains:
- the LOC103861634 gene encoding protein transport protein sft2, whose product is MSQGWFSLGGSTSADQKQPEQQKSGSSLLADWNSYAATRDVEEGGGGSGSFGFDIESAVRSANDTVSGTFSVVSKGVRDIPGNLSSATSSMPSGKALMYFGLLLASGVFFIFIAFTMFLPVMVLMPQKFAICFTLGCGFIIGSFFALRGPQNQLAHMSSMERLPLTIGFIATMVGTIYVSMVLHSYILSVVFSVLQVLALVYYCISYFPGGSSGMRFLSSALTSSVLRVFGR